In Ciconia boyciana chromosome 3, ASM3463844v1, whole genome shotgun sequence, a genomic segment contains:
- the RHOB gene encoding rho-related GTP-binding protein RhoB: protein MAAIRKKLVVVGDGACGKTCLLIVFSKDEFPEVYVPTVFENYVADIEVDGKQVELALWDTAGQEDYDRLRPLSYPDTDVILMCFSVDSPDSLENIPEKWVPEVKHFCPNVPIILVANKKDLRNDEHVRNELARMKQEPVRTEDGRAMAIRIQAYDYLECSAKTKEGVREVFETATRAALQKRYGTQNGCINCCKVL from the coding sequence ATGGCCGCCATCCGCAAGaagctggtggtggtgggcgaCGGTGCCTGTggcaagacctgcctcctcaTTGTCTTCAGCAAGGATGAGTTCCCTGAGGTCTACGTGCCCACCGTCTTTGAGAACTACGTGGCTGACATCGAGGTGGATGGCAAGCAGGTGGAGCTGGCCCTGTGGGACACGGCTGGCCAGGAGGACTATGACCGTCTGCGACCCCTCTCCTACCCGGACACCGATGTGATCCTCATGTGCTTCTCAGTGGACAGCCCGGACTCGCTGGAGAACATCCCCGAGAAGTGGGTGCCCGAAGTCAAGCACTTCTGCCCCAACGTCCCCATCATCCTGGTGGCCAACAAGAAAGACCTGCGCAACGATGAGCACGTGCGCAACGAGCTGGCCCGCATGAAGCAGGAGCCGGTGCGCACTGAGGATGGCCGTGCCATGGCCATTCGCATCCAGGCCTACGACTACCTGGAGTGCTCGGCCAAGACCAAGGAGGGTGTCCGGGAGGTCTTTGAGACTGCCACCCGGGCAGCCTTGCAGAAGCGCTACGGCACCCAGAACGGCTGCATCAACTGCTGCAAAGTCCTATAG